A region of the Vigna unguiculata cultivar IT97K-499-35 chromosome 9, ASM411807v1, whole genome shotgun sequence genome:
TCAAAATACCAATgagtatttttgaaaaaaaaaaaactagttaaataattatgtaGTTGAAATAACAATTCacccaaaacaaaatattgttgaaaattGAAAACGAAGACCTTTTTAACTTTATGCGAAATTACTGAATTGGTGAAGATGGGAGTAAACGAGAACACTGTTACTATTTActattaaaatacaataaaacatAGATATGTAACGAGGaccttattattaaaataaataaaatttaaatatattagcaCATAAATACTATTATCCAttataattcacaaaaataaactatatatatatatataattttttttcttttaatagaatttcaaaatataagatgtttaataataataataataaataaataaataataatgaattaaatttaaaaggatGTTAAATAGAATTATAAAGTTTTTTGCAAAtcttgtttgaaaataaaagaactaACACCCGGATCATTATTGTTtagttatttgataaaaatgttttcacaaataaaatctttttgCAATACTTTGTAAATAtacaaacaataataatttgcatttgaaatgaagtaatgtattatatattttgtattacttAACTTCAACATAGTTGTATGTagttttttaaagatttttttgaaaatttttattataattaatattattacgtATACTATTTGCAAAACCTTAGAAGAtgacattttaaaaatgatattcgagactcaattattttaatattaaaaggttttaatataaatagaattgttatatgcgagtttaattattttaaaacacatcattCCTTTAGAAACCACTTTCCTATAGTTCTTTGACTTATTCTTTCTAAAGGTTATCGTCCTATGTTTGCCTGATTGAAGATTTGAGATAGATGATCCTAGCAAcgagctcttcaatttggaccAATCAATTTCTCCGTTCATGTGAGTTAAGTCTCAACCCCTTTTTCTtggtcttcttttattttttgttacatgtGAGGTTTTTTCGCTTGCATGTGTCTTTTTAGTCTTCTATATGATTCTCTGTTGATCAATGATCATAATAGTATGTTCTGATCATAatgttcttgtgatgtttctatatGTAAATAGAGCATCATGTGAAGTTTGAAGCATTTTGGttggttatatatttttcatatggcTTATAGGTATTGAGAGATTATGGATTTATGTATATATGACATTGGTCTTACATATATAAGGTATTTAACAACACTTTTAACCACTTTTACCCCAACACTTTAAGACAATGATGTTAtaggtctttattcttatacagtgtttaactttgtctattctatccaatgtgggactttgagTCACACTTGAACTATTCTCAACACAAATTGATCAATTGGACATGTCATATTTCCCTTAATCACAACACAAAAATTCTAAGTTGAGCCCTATAATGGTGCCACTGAGCGCTAGCCAGGTGGTATTGAGCGTTGGTGACCACTGCAGGTCTAGGAGCAAGTGCCACATGTCCTGGTTTGTCTGTTTTCCTGCTTAGTTATTCTAAATGATATGTCATTTGGTTCTAAgcatattttatatcattttttattataatttgaggTGAAAATGTTGTCGTGGATATATATGATGATAATTGGTATGAAATGATGTGTGAACATGTAAAGTTATAAtgtttaaagagtttcaaaaaaaatgctTAGTGATAGTATTGATAGTGTATGCCTTAATATAAGAGATGTGAGTAAGAAAGATATCCTGAATTATAATAATCGTTAACACTCAAGTAGAGTGGAATGAATAAATGGATAAGAGTAACAGGAAATCTGACGTGTGTGTCGCACTAAATAATGTGTGTGTGACACTAAATAAATTATACGATCTTTCATTTGAAactataattcaaattttatatcataataCACAAACATACAATCAAAACCTAAAAGAACCATTTAGAAAAAATACaatacaatatattaatttgtggttaattaacttaaaatataatattatacttcaatataataaatgattttCATCCATTCTTGATTTCTATTTTCAAAATCTAAAtagttaagttaaaataatagataacaAAACCTtaagaatataatttaattaatttttaatttttaaattgattttcattatttcttaattagttgGGTTTTAAATATGTACTATGCACCATCTTGTCGTGAAAGATACTTAACCCAAACAACATAAATGCTATTTAATGCACAATCATGGTAAGAATAAGTTTTTTGGTGCAGCAAATTTTGTAGATGACTATATCATTCAATTAATGCACAATTAATAGTGTACATTATAGTATACAATATACAGATTTTCCTATTATTACCTAATCAGAAATGGTTCTATAATGTAATTATTgcaaaaatagtaataatattattattaacaaaatttatagttAGATAGTAGAATATACTTTGTATAATAGATACATActctaatcaaaattaaaaatacattatacaGGATTGTGTGTAGTAAACATATCGTGGAATCATGGTGATTACTGAATAGAACAAACAAGTTCATTTATATCACATATTTACCTAAGTATCATCTTTAACAAATATAAGTATGTTTGAGTGGCAATAATTTGAGTGAAACTGaaagcataattttttttaaaattttttttgctgttaattaaaaatatactcatTTTGCtacaatttcatatattaaaaattttgtcaATACATCAAACCATACACTAGATACATTAAGTATATGAGCAGCATTGGGAAaattttcacaacaaaaatattaaaaaaaacatatttaaaagttaaaaattttaaaatctttcatataatttctttaagttttttattttttaaattgatatataaactagtttattttttaaaatatctatagAAAATTGTATGCATAAATAAACTTgatttatttaactttaaaatcttaaaaattcatgttttatatatatgtaaccAAAATATTCagattttttttcatgattaaTGATGTTACCAACTTgaacttaattatattatttttattatcttagtTACAGGGTTTAGTAGTTGAATAAAACATGAAACTagaatttgttataaatttaaatcCTTTAATGACAGTTTAAGCTCCTCTGTCAAGAAATGGTGTATAGAGTAAGCCTTGATGATAGTCATTTCATCTTatattttcatatctttttcaccAAACATGATAAAGCAAAATGAGTAAAGTAAATTCACACTCAGAATGTAATCTTCTCACCCAAATTGAAGTTACAATTCCCAAAGCAAAAGCCGAAGATATCTTAAGGGGCAATGTTGTGTAGTTGTTACGTGTGAAGGATgaagataagaaaaagaatAGAACAGGGGTCCCATTCTTCGCTCCTTTTCTTTCATTCTCCAAATCTATATAAAGCAGCAACATTTGCATCAACTAATCCATCAAACCCACACACCTCACCTAGTAGCAGTAACAAAAGAGCCTCTCTCTTAAAAGAATACACAGGTATAAAAAGAAGCCATTTCCCACAAACAAAAACTACCAACCAACAAAGCTACTTCTCTCTTTTCAAGCTTTAAATGAGCACACAAGAGTGAAGGAAAGAGAGAAGCACACCATTGTTGGTTTCAGATACACATATAGCAAGAGAGTTCAATGGGGAAGGGAGAGTTTCATGGAGGGGTGTTGATGCTGTTGTTTTTGTGGGTTTCTGGTGTCACAGCCTCTGTCACTTACGACCACAAAGCCATTGTGATTGATGGAAAGAGGAGAATTTTGATCTCTGGCTCCATTCATTACCCAAGAAGCACACCTCAAGTACACACTCCACTCCAAATTTTCATCATGGCTGCATCAAAGTTTGTTTTTTCAACCATTTCTTGCAGCTTGCATCTTAAATCATGTTTGTTATTGCAGATGTGGCCAGACCTCATTCAAAAAGCCAAAGATGGAGGCCTTGATGTCATTCAGACCTATGTTTTTTGGAATGGTCATGAACCTTCTCCGGGAAAAGTAATGCAAATACATTTGGGAATACTTGTGATTGTTGTTTTCACTGATCAGAAAGTTGAAAGtggaaaattgtaattaatgcTTTATACAATGTTGAAAACTTGCAGTACTATTTCGAAGATAGGTATGACTTGGTTAGGTTCGTGAAGCTAGTGCAGCAAGCAGGCCTCTATGTTCATCTCCGCATTGGTCCCTACATATGTGCTGAATGGAACTTTGGGTAATGATTTTAATGATGTGAATGTACAGCTTCTtatgagaaggaaaaaaaaaaatccttggtttaaagaaggaaaataatgaTTCTGAGGAATCACTCAAAGGTCACATGCTCTGTTTTCTGTTCAGGGGATTTCCTGTCTGGCTCAAGTATGTTCCTGGAATTGCTTTCAGAACAGACAACGAACCGTTCAAGGTTGGTGTTTTCATTTTGGAGCCTCACCAGTTTTAATAATTTGCTTATTCTTATTGGTTGATTAGAAAACAGTTTAACGAATTATTGAATCATATGACCAACCGTCCAAATTTTTGTCATGTTAGGCTGCGATGCAGAAATTCACAGCGAAGATTGTTAGCTTGATGAAAGCAGAGGGGTTGTTTCAATCGCAGGGTGGCCCAATAATTATGTCACAGGTAAATACAAGActatgtatgtatataattttttgtattcttggtttttttcaatttttttactgaGAAGTTTTTGAGCCAATTAGAATAAAGATGGTGCTTAATTTGGTGTTTTATGATTGAATTGACAGATTGAAAACGAGTATGGTCCTGTGGAATGGGAAATTGGTGCTCCTGGAAAAGCTTATACGAAGTGGGCTGCTCAAATGGCTGTTGGTCTAGACACTGGTGTTCCATGGGTCATGTGCAAGCAAGAAGATGCTCCTGATCCTGTTGTAAGTTACTCTTTCTTCATCCTAGAAAAAGTTTTCGTGCGTGTGGAGTTGGATTTCAAGATGactttttgacttttttttctcACGTGATTCTTATTCTATTCTGATAAATTTGAGTGACCCATTTAAAACTGGTGGTGGGGTTTATGAACAGTGTTATGGATGCTTTGGTTGGGATAAGGTTGCTGCTTTTACCATACCATGATATTTTTGCTATTTTCTCATAAGCCCATTTGACCCTTTTCTCTGTTTGTTTCACCTTTTATTTGGAGAAGGTTCTTTGGCCTATCACACGGTTTTACCAACTTCACTTTTTTCTTGCTTCTTTTGGTTGTCTTATAAGTGCAGTGGTTGATTTGCTTCTGTCTCCATTactctttttgaaaaagaaaatttgagaaaGTGCAAGATTTTGTTTCAATTGTAGGTTTAATGAGGGAACGCTTGTGTTTTCTCAGGCAAATTGATTCCTCCCCGTTGCATCTTTGATCTTACTTTCTGATCTGTGTTAATTTTCTGACTATGATATATGTATAGATTGACACCTGCAATGGGTTCTACTGTGAAAACTTCAAACCCAACAAGAACACCAAACCCAAAATGTGGACCGAGAATTGGACTGGCTGGTAAGTCCCAACAAATTCTACCATGTAGGTTTTACTTTGTCCTATAGTAGTAAGTTTCATTTCTCTCTTTCTGTAGGTACACTGATTTTGGTGGTGCAGTCCCTGTTAGACCAGCAGAAGACTTAGCATTTTCAGTTGCAAGATTCATACAAAATGGTGGTTCATTCGTTAATTACTATATGGTATGTTGGTTTATCCATTGTTAATAGTTCATACCATGTTCTACATTCAATCAATTCATGTTCTAGAAACTTTGGTTTGAGtctaatatcttatttttttaaacctaGTACCATGGAGGAACTAACTTTGGTCGGACATCTGGTGGTCTCTTCATTGCCACCAGCTATGACTATGACGCACCCCTTGATGAATACGGTAAGTAAAGATAACTTGTTTACATGCTTTGGAAGATGATGAATAGTAAGGCACATTTGAAAAGCTCTTGAAAACTTAGGGAAACTTTTGGTTAAAGTGATATttgaggaaaaagaaaacaaagtgcACAAATTCACTTTTAATCACCACATGGTAAAGCTGAAAAACATTTTCTCAGTAGCCTGAAGCTCGTTCAATTTTACCACTGTACCAGGACTTCAAAATGAACCAAAATGGGGGCATTTGAGAGCTTTGCATAAAGCAATAAAACAAAGTGAGCCTGCTTTAGTGTCTACAGATCCTAAGGTGACATCGCTTGGATATAACCTTGAGGTGAAGTCCCTAATCTGGTTTGCGATGAAAAACAACAGAATTTCCTGTGcattaaaaattcatttcattCCTTTTGTTGATATAATCTCAGGCACATGTGTTCTCAACCCCTGGTGCCTGTGCGGCCTTCATTGCAAATTATGACACCAAATCCTCTGCAAAAGCTACGTTTGGAAGTGGACAATATGATCTACCACCTTGGTCTATCAGTATTCTTCCTGACTGCAAAACTGTTGTTTACAACACCGCAAGGGTAACACAATATTGCTCACTGAGTACACATGAGTTTtgcttcttttatttgtttatgtcCAGATTTCACATTGAACAGCAGACAAAGATTATGGTGTTTTTGAACAGAAATTTTTTAGTgtgaatatttacaaaatttaccaATTTAATGTAGGTTGGCAACGGTTGGGTGAAAAAGATGACTCCTGTAAACAGTGCATTTGCTTGGCAGTCATACAATGAAGAACCTGCCTCATCAAGTCAAGATGATTCCATTGCAGCACAGGCACTCTTTGAACAGGTCAATGTGACACGGGATTCTTCAGATTATTTGTGGTATATGACAGAGTAAGTATCTTTCAACTTATCAAACTTCtcaaagaaaaattattgtACATGCTAACTCTATCCTCACTCAATCTGATCAAATTGTTGTCCTTTTGTTCAGTGTCTACATTAATGGTAATGATCTAAAGAATGGTCAATCTCCTGTTCTCACTGTAATGTCAGCAGGCCATCTGctacatgttttcattaatggTCAACTTTCAGGTGAATAACATGGTTATGCCTCTTTTACCTTGTGTTTATGAACTCCAGTTTTGTAAATTAAACTTCTTTATGGTTGCAGGAACTGTGTATGGGGGATTGGGGAATCCTAAGTTAACATTTAGTGATAATGTGAACTTGAGAGTTGGCAATAACAAGCTTTCATTACTTAGTGTTGCCGTTGGTCTCCCGGTTAGTTCTCCATTTTCTGATATCTGAGTTTcctataacatttttaatttgttggtttgtaatatttttaaatcttaatcatgttttgtattaatttaataCCAGAATGTTGGCGTCCACTTTGAAACATGGAATGCGGGGGTGTTAGGTCCAGTCACTCTGAAGGGTCTAAATGAAGGAACACGAGACTTGTCCCGACAGAAATGGTCTTACAAGGTTTGTTGTCTTGTTTATATCATTGCTCATGTGCAACCTTACAAGGTTTAATAATAATGCGGGTAAGCATTATCTAAACACAAGATCAACAAGTCAATAAAAACTGAGGCGAAGACTAAACAGTAAAGATACTGTATAAATAGATACCTATTgttaatatatgttgaaacaAAAGTTCATGAGAAAATTAACATTGTGCCATTCTAGGACAGACAGGAATGCATTACATCATTGAATATTGAAAACTGTGGACGAATTTAGACCATGTAGACACTAAGAAAAACTTCAACTAAGTACATGTTGAGCAGATTTGGAGCAATATGCAAAAGATTATGCACTTCTGCTTTCAGAAAGATGCagcaatgaaaacaaaatttatatgcTATTGGACAGGTTGGACTGAAAGGTGAAGCCTTGAACCTTCACACTGAGAGTGGGAGTAGCTCTGTTGAATGGATACGAGGATCATTAGTGGCTAAAAAACAACCTTTGACATGGTACAAGGTaagaataaaatttcaaaaaatgttGCATTTCTGTTATTGTTATAGATCATTCACCTCTATCTGTTGCACAGTCATTTCATGTCTTAATGTCCTTGATGTTTTCAGGCAACTTTCAGTGCACCAGCTGGCAATGATCCATTGGCTCTAGATTTGGGTAGCATGGGAAAGGGTGAAGTATGGGTGAACGGTCGCAGCATTGGTCGCCATTGGCCTGCATATATTGCACATGGCAGTTGTAATGCTTGCAACTATGCTGGATACTATACTGATCAGAAATGCAGGACAAATTGTGGAAAACCATCTCAGAGATGGTGAGGATTTGTAACTTTTTGTCTAACAGTGAGTTATGTAAAAGCTTGAATATCACCAGAGCTTATGTTTTTGCCTTTGGACAGGTATCATGTTCCTCGTTCATGGCTGAACTCAGGTGGTAACTCCTTGGTCGTGTTTGAAGAATGGGGAGGTGATCCTAACGGAATTGCTTTGGTAAAAAGAACCTAAAGTGTGATATCATCATGCTCTCCTAAAAGGGTACCCaactattaattttcttttagtagACAGACCATTTGAATCTGAAATTCTCCattttttcttaatcattttctTATTCTTCTCACTGTCTTTGTGCAGAGCAGTATTGGCCAGCAATATATATCTTATACTAATGTCTAGGAAACGAAAAAAAGCTCTCAAGTGAGTCCTATGCGGTTAGGACCCTGTGATGCAgcaatttacaaaataagtgTGGTTCAGATGTTATTAGGTTCAGTATACAAAGTATTTGAAGTTCATCATTGGTGCTCCATGTCTTCTGGTTGTTGAAGTATACCCTCAAAAGATTGCCGAGGCCTAATCATGCATTGTCTtcccaaaaacaaaaatgtatataaGAGAAATTGGATGCAAAGACTGTGTACTGTGTACATAGTCAGGCTACTGTGCTGAATATTGAGCCCttacacatttatttaatttactatACAAAGGAAAGAATTGGACACACAAAAATGTGTCAGATTACTATTACATTCTGCCAAAAAACAATTGTGTTTTCtctactaaaaatatattatgtgaCAGATTGAAAGAGTAATAATAAAAGTTGCTTTCGAATGTCAATATTTATCTTATTACATCATAACTTTGTACCGGTGTGTTTGTCATCTTTGCTATACAAAACATCATTATGTAATATTGTCTTTATTACATAATGTTAAGAAATagactttaaatctaactcagtctcacaaaactgacttgtaaggtgagatttgcatcCACTAATATACACTATTGAAATCGCGTtatttctagtcgatgtgggatcTCCAACAC
Encoded here:
- the LOC114163163 gene encoding beta-galactosidase-like; the protein is MGKGEFHGGVLMLLFLWVSGVTASVTYDHKAIVIDGKRRILISGSIHYPRSTPQMWPDLIQKAKDGGLDVIQTYVFWNGHEPSPGKYYFEDRYDLVRFVKLVQQAGLYVHLRIGPYICAEWNFGGFPVWLKYVPGIAFRTDNEPFKAAMQKFTAKIVSLMKAEGLFQSQGGPIIMSQIENEYGPVEWEIGAPGKAYTKWAAQMAVGLDTGVPWVMCKQEDAPDPVIDTCNGFYCENFKPNKNTKPKMWTENWTGWYTDFGGAVPVRPAEDLAFSVARFIQNGGSFVNYYMYHGGTNFGRTSGGLFIATSYDYDAPLDEYGLQNEPKWGHLRALHKAIKQSEPALVSTDPKVTSLGYNLEAHVFSTPGACAAFIANYDTKSSAKATFGSGQYDLPPWSISILPDCKTVVYNTARVGNGWVKKMTPVNSAFAWQSYNEEPASSSQDDSIAAQALFEQVNVTRDSSDYLWYMTDVYINGNDLKNGQSPVLTVMSAGHLLHVFINGQLSGTVYGGLGNPKLTFSDNVNLRVGNNKLSLLSVAVGLPNVGVHFETWNAGVLGPVTLKGLNEGTRDLSRQKWSYKVGLKGEALNLHTESGSSSVEWIRGSLVAKKQPLTWYKATFSAPAGNDPLALDLGSMGKGEVWVNGRSIGRHWPAYIAHGSCNACNYAGYYTDQKCRTNCGKPSQRWYHVPRSWLNSGGNSLVVFEEWGGDPNGIALVKRT